One genomic window of Procambarus clarkii isolate CNS0578487 chromosome 43, FALCON_Pclarkii_2.0, whole genome shotgun sequence includes the following:
- the LOC123755811 gene encoding zinc finger protein 62, giving the protein MGRSRKLSRKLLKRTAENRQSADEKQCNEDEKHTEKLQENGDLQQTGEHQQPGALTKTIIHRCNICQLTFTTTLSFERHMKRHEADKPHKCQHCDKKFVTKSGLDIHRRKHTGERPYKCDNCSKAFTTRSVLIMHMRGHTGEKPYECNICGARFTQSATQADHMRRHTGEEQYQCTTCQKKFVTRINYRGHILVCQRKSKIECKICKKLFINKFTLKSHMVKHSNERPFECGECGNKFKSKTSLASHLKSVHSNKEPHKCDICMKSYTTRRSLIMHTMTHTNIGRFQCEQCGRMLNSKRHVLRHQTSQNGCKRKYVFKPFFCKQCGAQFTSDRAVRDHKHRTPDCTKTLVRFLCDFCREDCKTYEGLVTHLLDHAEPGRKGYDNLLNRMTHGKKRVNPAWIVKVYNSGTVSTPRDNRAQCEQCGRMFISKSHLLRHQTSQTRCKRNYVFKQFFCKQCGAQFNSNSTASHHKYRNPDCTKTHVRFLCDFCREDCKTYEGLVTHLLDHAEPGRKGYDNLLDRMTHNKERINPAWIVKVYNSGSVSTSRDDNGAHINIDQRQATSVPTDHTPAVHKNTAVDHQRGNVDEHKTAVDHHETAEDHQKTAVDHHKTAVGHHETAVDLRKTVVEHHETDVDHHKTAVNHHKTAIDLRKTAVDHNETAVDHHKTAVDLRKSAVGHHETTVDHHKTAVDHHDTAVDHHDTAVDHHKTAVDHHDRAVDHHKTAVDHHDRAVDHHKTAVDHHDRAVDHHKTAVDHHKTAVDHHKTAVDHHKTAVDQHKTAVDHHKTAVDHHKTAVDHHKTAVDHHKTAVDHHKTAVNVFSQDTCLTSETNFESINTNDKLNKDEGRKYLGNNEAYYENANEKPHKCDICMKSYTTRRYLIMHTMTHTNIGRFQCEQCGRMFNSKRHVLRHQTSQNGCKRKYVFKPFFCKQCGAQFNSDAAVRKHKRRTPDCTKTHVRFLCDFCREDCKTYEGLVTHLLDHAEPGRKGYDNLLNRMTHGKKRVNPAWIVKVYNSGKVSTPRDNIGAHINIDQRQASSVPTDHSQVVHNNTAVDHQRGNADYHKTAIDHLETSVDNHKTAVNVFSQDTCLTSKTNFDNINTNDKLNKDEGRKYLGNTDAYCNLDSNHVNGIWGTCQDLDNNYISTRELQVRDKCDIEVVKHACVMQRSYPMITEAEEVGLKEEEETEDYNLESKHIDGIWGTCQDLGNDYYSTREHKVKEKCDIEVIKDACVMQRSYPMIKEAEEVSVKEENETVEKWVEEPEMQKTSDRQFLKSTSLLIVNGITTIKREACHPAPHTSVPHY; this is encoded by the coding sequence ATGGGACGGAGCCGCAAACTGTCCAGAAAGCTCCTCAAACGGACAGCTGAGAACCGACAATCGGCTGATGAGAAACAGTGTAACGAGGATGAGAAACACACTGAGAAACTCCAGGAGAATGGAGACCTGCAACAGACCGGCGAGCACCAACAGCCTGGTGCTCTGACCAAAACAATAATCCATCGCTGTAACATCTGCCAGTTGACGTTCACTACAACATTGAGCTTTGAAAGACACATGAAGAGACATGAAGCAGACAAACCACATAAGTGCCAACACTGTGACAAGAAATTTGTAACCAAATCTGGCCTCGATATCCACAGAAGAAAACACACAGGTGAGAGACCATACAAGTGTGACAATTGCTCAAAGGCCTTCACAACACGATCAGTACTCATAATGCACATGAGAGGCCACACAGGTGAGAAACCCTATGAGTGCAATATTTGTGGTGCAAGATTCACTCAGAGTGCAACTCAAGCTGACCACATGCGGCGTCATACAGGAGAAGAACAATACCAATGTACCACTTGCCAAAAAAAATTTGTTACGAGAATAAATTATCGTGGACACATATTGGTGTGtcaaagaaaaagtaagattGAGTGTAAAATATGTAAAAAACTATTTATCAACAAGTTTACACTTAAAAGCCATATGGTTAAGCATTCAAATGAAAGACCATTTGAATGCGGAGAATGTGGAAACAAATTTAAAAGCAAAACTTCGTTGGCAAGTCATCTAAAATCCGTACATTCAAATAAAGAACCTCACAAGTGTGACATATGTATGAAAAGTTATACAACAAGAAGGTCTCTCATCATGCATACGATGACTCATACTAATATTGGCAGATTTCAGTGTGAACAATGTGGAAGGATGTTAAACTCTAAGAGACATGTTCTCCGTCACCAAACTTCACAAAATGGATGCAAGAGAAAGTATGTTTTTAAACCATTCTTTTGTAAGCAATGCGGAGCCCAGTTTACCAGTGACAGAGCCGTTCGCGATCATAAGCACCGGACCCCGGATTGCACAAAAACACTTGTACGTTTCTTATGTGACTTCTGTCGTGAGGATTGTAAAACATACGAAGGACTTGTAACGCATCTGCTTGATCATGCTGAACCTGGAAGGAAAGGTTATGACAACTTACTCAATAGAATGACTCATGGCAAAAAACGTGTCAACCCAGCCTGGATAGTGAAGGTTTACAACTCTGGTACAGTTAGTACGCCGAGAGACAACAGAGCTCAGTGTGAACAATGTGGAAGGATGTTCATCTCTAAGAGTCATCTTCTCCGTCACCAAACTTCACAAACTAGATGCAAGAGAAACTATGTTTTTAAACAATTCTTTTGTAAGCAATGCGGAGCCCAGTTTAATAGTAACAGTACCGCTAGCCATCATAAGTACCGGAACCCGGATTGCACAAAAACACATGTACGTTTCTTATGTGACTTCTGTCGTGAGGATTGCAAAACATACGAAGGTCTTGTAACGCATCTGCTTGATCATGCTGAACCTGGAAGGAAAGGTTATGACAACTTACTAGACAGAATGACTCATAACAAAGAACGTATCAACCCAGCCTGGATAGTGAAGGTTTACAACTCTGGTTCAGTTAGTACGTCGAGAGACGACAATGGTGCTCACATTAATATCGATCAACGGCAAGCCACAAGCGTCCCTACTGACCATACACCAGCTGTTCACAAGAACACAGCTGTGGACCATCAACGAGGCAATGTAGACGAACACAAAACAGCTGTAGATCATCACGAAACAGCTGAAGATCATCAGAAAACAGCTGTAGATCATCACAAAACAGCTGTAGGCCATCACGAAACAGCTGTAGACCTTCGCAAAACAGTTGTAGAGCATCACGAAACAGATGTAGATCATCACAAAACAGCTGTAAATCATCACAAAACAGCTATAGACCTTCGCAAAACAGCTGTAGACCATAACGAAACAGCTGTAGATCATCACAAAACAGCTGTAGACCTTCGCAAATCAGCTGTAGGCCACCACGAAACAACTGTAGATCATCACAAAACAGCTGTAGACCATCACGACACAGCTGTAGACCATCACGACACAGCTGTAGATCACCACAAAACAGCTGTAGACCATCACGACAGAGCTGTAGATCATCACAAAACAGCTGTAGACCATCACGACAGAGCTGTAGATCATCACAAAACAGCTGTAGACCATCACGACAGAGCTGTAGATCACCACAAAACAGCTGTAGATCATCACAAAACAGCTGTAGACCATCACAAAACAGCTGTAGATCACCACAAAACAGCTGTAGATCAACACAAAACAGCTGTAGATCACCACAAAACAGCTGTAGACCATCACAAAACAGCTGTAGATCACCACAAAACAGCTGTAGATCACCACAAAACAGCTGTAGATCATCACAAAACAGCTGTAAACGTCTTCTCTCAGGATACGTGTTTAACTAGTGAAACTAATTTTGAAAGCATAAACACGAATGATAAGCTAAATAAGGATGAGGGAAGAAAATATCTCGGAAATAATGAAGCATATTATGAAAATGCAAatgaaaaacctcacaagtgtgacATATGCATGAAAAGTTATACAACAAGAAGGTATCTCATCATGCATACGATGACTCATACTAATATTGGCAGATTTCAGTGTGAACAATGTGGAAGGATGTTTAACTCTAAGAGACATGTTCTCCGTCACCAAACTTCTCAAAATGGATGCAAGAGAAAGTATGTTTTTAAACCATTCTTTTGTAAGCAATGCGGAGCCCAGTTTAACAGTGACGCAGCCGTTCGCAAACATAAGAGGAGGACCCCGGATTGCACAAAAACACATGTACGTTTCTTATGTGACTTCTGTCGTGAGGATTGTAAAACATACGAAGGACTTGTAACGCATCTGCTTGATCATGCTGAACCTGGAAGGAAAGGTTATGACAACTTACTCAATAGAATGACTCATGGCAAAAAACGTGTCAACCCAGCCTGGATAGTGAAGGTTTACAACTCGGGTAAAGTTAGTACGCCGAGAGACAACATTGGTGCTCACATTAATATCGATCAACGGCAAGCCTCAAGCGTCCCTACTGACCATTCACAAGTTGTGCACAACAACACAGCTGTGGACCATCAACGAGGCAATGCAGACTATCACAAAACAGCTATAGACCATCTCGAAACTAGTGTAGATAATCACAAAACAGCTGTAAACGTCTTCTCTCAGGATACGTGTTTAACTAGTAAAACTAATTTTGATAACATAAACACGAATGATAAGCTAAATAAGGATGAGGGAAGAAAATATCTCGGAAATACAGATGCATATTGTAATTTAGACAGTAATCACGTGAATGGTATATGGGGAACATGTCAAGATCTTGACAACAACTATATTTCAACCAGGGAACTGCAGGTGAGGGATAAATGTGACATAGAAGTGGTCAAACATGCTTGTGTGATGCAGAGAAGTTATCCAATGATTACGGAAGCAGAAGAAGTGGGtttgaaagaggaggaggagacagaggATTATAATTTAGAAAGTAAACACATTGATGGTATATGGGGAACATGTCAAGATCTTGGCAACGACTATTATTCAACTAGGGAACACAAGGTGAAGGAAAAATGTGACATAGAAGTGATCAAAGATG